Proteins encoded by one window of Paenibacillus urinalis:
- a CDS encoding winged helix-turn-helix transcriptional regulator has translation MLIVWDIADSSKVEYSLSDHGKTLSSVLNDMCKWGFTHIEFTKQPEND, from the coding sequence ATGTTAATTGTATGGGATATAGCAGATAGCTCGAAGGTTGAGTACTCGTTATCCGATCATGGCAAAACTCTAAGCTCGGTGTTAAACGATATGTGCAAATGGGGCTTCACGCATATCGAATTTACGAAACAACCGGAAAACGATTGA
- a CDS encoding 2-isopropylmalate synthase, with protein MKRNIIVLDTTLRDGEQVPGAKLNMQQKVEFAQQLKRLKVDIIEAGFPASSQGDFQAVREIARTVGDSVSVTALGRAVKSDIDAVYESIRIAQQPLIHIVLGSSNIHVEKKFNRSKEAVLQMGVDAVRYAKTLLPQVQYSTEDASRADYEYLWTMIESVVKAGATIINVPDTVGYAEPDEFGELIRKLNERLMNLNPEVLLSVHCHNDLGLATANTLSAIKNGAGKIECTINGLGERAGNTSLEEVVMALKVREARYQCGTNIQTTELLRTSRLLTYLTGLDVQVNKAITGENAFAHSSGIHQDGLLKDKQVYEIMSPEEVGADSMELILTARSGRHAFKHAVQQLGFDPGEGEELEQLFQRFLELADAKKEVYDHDLFYLVSEHREQSASSRQLFELLSFQVVTNDECPTAAFTLRKGDSVLRGSAVGDGPIDALFRGIKALAELDVSLKHYKINSISRGTEAVGRVNIQLEYVGKTYAGRAMDTDIIKASAQAFLNGINAALLDTVYAQEDSASGEVML; from the coding sequence ATGAAGCGTAACATTATTGTATTAGACACCACTTTACGTGACGGTGAGCAAGTGCCAGGGGCCAAATTGAACATGCAGCAAAAGGTTGAATTTGCACAGCAGCTAAAGCGCCTGAAGGTCGATATTATCGAAGCCGGATTTCCGGCATCTTCCCAAGGGGATTTTCAAGCGGTGAGGGAAATTGCCCGTACGGTGGGAGATAGCGTGTCGGTCACGGCACTTGGCAGGGCAGTAAAAAGTGATATCGATGCCGTCTACGAGAGCATCCGCATCGCGCAGCAGCCGCTCATTCATATCGTGCTGGGATCCTCGAATATTCATGTGGAGAAGAAATTCAACCGCTCCAAGGAAGCCGTCCTGCAGATGGGTGTAGACGCAGTTCGTTATGCCAAAACCTTGCTGCCGCAGGTACAGTATTCAACCGAAGACGCATCGAGAGCGGATTATGAATATTTGTGGACGATGATCGAATCGGTCGTGAAGGCAGGAGCAACGATCATTAACGTGCCGGATACGGTCGGATATGCGGAACCGGATGAATTCGGCGAGTTGATCCGCAAGCTGAACGAGCGGCTTATGAATCTGAATCCTGAGGTCTTACTTAGTGTGCATTGCCATAATGACTTGGGATTAGCAACTGCCAATACACTAAGTGCAATCAAGAACGGTGCAGGAAAAATCGAATGCACGATCAACGGCTTGGGCGAACGGGCGGGCAATACTTCGCTTGAAGAAGTTGTCATGGCACTCAAGGTTAGAGAAGCGCGTTACCAATGCGGCACGAACATCCAAACCACCGAGCTGCTGCGAACGTCGAGGCTGTTGACTTATTTGACGGGACTGGATGTCCAAGTAAACAAGGCTATCACCGGGGAGAATGCTTTCGCACATTCCTCGGGTATTCATCAGGATGGCTTGCTGAAGGATAAACAGGTATATGAGATCATGTCGCCGGAAGAAGTGGGGGCAGATAGTATGGAGTTGATATTAACGGCTCGATCAGGCCGCCATGCATTCAAGCATGCGGTGCAGCAGCTGGGCTTCGATCCCGGTGAAGGCGAGGAGCTGGAGCAGCTGTTTCAGCGTTTTCTTGAATTGGCTGACGCCAAGAAGGAAGTATATGATCATGATCTGTTCTATTTGGTATCGGAGCATCGAGAGCAATCGGCAAGCAGCCGGCAGCTCTTTGAACTGCTATCGTTCCAAGTCGTAACAAACGATGAGTGTCCAACCGCAGCATTCACGCTGCGCAAAGGCGATTCGGTACTGAGGGGCAGCGCCGTCGGCGATGGTCCCATCGACGCTTTGTTTCGCGGGATAAAAGCACTGGCAGAGCTGGACGTCAGCTTGAAGCACTATAAGATCAACAGCATCTCTAGAGGCACCGAAGCGGTTGGACGGGTCAACATTCAGCTTGAATATGTCGGCAAGACCTATGCCGGCCGCGCGATGGATACTGATATTATCAAAGCCAGCGCTCAGGCGTTCTTGAACGGAATAAACGCTGCGCTGCTGGATACGGTATACGCTCAAGAGGATTCCGCGAGCGGTGAGGTCATGTTATGA
- a CDS encoding ThuA domain-containing protein has translation MNKRINALLIGDNGVDVWHPLEPARQQLVQIIGESTNLTVTEDYDSLKELSRDEFDVVISYTDCWLRDLTTEQTAGLITFVAGGGGILVIHNGISLQRSSELAQMIGAKFITHPPYQILSYHGIEPTHPLLEGVPDFVMGEEPYVVEFDPFAPVKVFLEYEYQGRRYPAAWENGFGLGKIIYLQPGHDARSFEPEPFRQLIRNSVVYAAGCRPVTTAT, from the coding sequence ATGAACAAAAGAATTAATGCCCTTCTAATTGGTGATAACGGTGTGGATGTTTGGCATCCATTAGAGCCGGCTCGTCAGCAGCTTGTGCAGATCATCGGTGAATCCACTAATCTAACCGTTACGGAAGATTATGATTCCTTGAAGGAGCTGTCGAGAGATGAATTTGACGTCGTTATTTCCTATACGGACTGCTGGCTGAGGGATTTGACAACCGAACAAACCGCAGGGTTAATCACCTTCGTTGCAGGAGGGGGAGGCATACTGGTAATTCATAACGGGATCTCCCTTCAGCGGAGCTCTGAATTAGCACAGATGATAGGGGCGAAATTCATTACACATCCACCTTATCAGATTTTGAGCTACCACGGCATAGAACCGACACATCCTTTGCTTGAAGGAGTACCAGATTTTGTTATGGGGGAGGAGCCTTACGTCGTTGAGTTCGACCCCTTTGCTCCTGTGAAGGTATTTCTGGAATACGAATATCAAGGCCGTCGATACCCCGCTGCGTGGGAGAATGGTTTTGGATTGGGCAAAATCATCTACCTGCAGCCAGGTCATGACGCTCGCTCATTCGAGCCAGAGCCCTTCCGGCAATTGATCCGCAACAGTGTTGTGTATGCAGCAGGATGCCGGCCGGTTACGACGGCTACTTAA
- a CDS encoding NAD-dependent epimerase/dehydratase family protein, with the protein MKIFVAGAAGVIGRLLLPRLLQAGHEVIGMTHRPERKPFIQAMGAKAVIVDAYERNDILAVIVEERPDVVIHQLTSLSNWDLEENARIRIEGTRNLVEAAKAANVSRFIAQSISWAYEPGDHPASEEVPLDVQAPLPRKSTIDGIVALEEAVAEVQSHVILRYGMLYGPGTWYDKKGVMAEKALQRQVPATDGITSFLHVEDAANAAMLALEWPSGPVNIVDNEPAAGIQWLPVYADALQAPSPEYQAKIDRGARGASNTKAINEYGWVPKYPTWRSGFAQSLRSRSY; encoded by the coding sequence ATGAAAATATTTGTAGCTGGAGCTGCAGGTGTAATTGGACGGTTGCTTCTACCCAGATTATTGCAGGCTGGACATGAAGTCATTGGAATGACCCATAGACCGGAGCGCAAGCCATTCATTCAAGCAATGGGGGCAAAAGCGGTCATTGTCGATGCATATGAACGGAATGATATTCTAGCTGTTATCGTGGAAGAACGTCCCGATGTTGTCATTCATCAGCTTACTTCGCTTAGCAATTGGGATCTCGAGGAGAATGCCAGGATACGAATAGAAGGGACCAGAAATTTGGTGGAGGCAGCCAAGGCCGCAAATGTTAGCCGATTCATTGCACAAAGCATCTCTTGGGCTTATGAGCCAGGTGATCATCCTGCTTCGGAAGAGGTTCCCTTGGATGTTCAGGCACCTTTGCCGCGGAAATCAACTATTGATGGTATTGTTGCACTTGAAGAGGCCGTAGCTGAAGTGCAGAGCCACGTAATTCTCCGGTATGGAATGCTCTATGGACCTGGAACCTGGTACGACAAAAAGGGAGTTATGGCAGAAAAAGCGCTGCAAAGGCAGGTCCCTGCAACCGACGGAATTACTTCCTTCCTGCATGTGGAGGATGCGGCAAATGCAGCTATGCTGGCATTAGAATGGCCTAGCGGCCCGGTAAATATCGTGGATAATGAGCCTGCTGCTGGAATACAGTGGCTGCCAGTTTATGCTGATGCTCTGCAAGCCCCTTCCCCGGAATATCAAGCGAAAATCGACAGGGGCGCGCGCGGGGCATCGAATACCAAAGCGATAAATGAATATGGCTGGGTTCCTAAATACCCGACATGGAGATCCGGATTTGCACAGAGCTTAAGATCACGATCGTATTAA
- a CDS encoding WYL domain-containing protein yields the protein MWISISSRYQTIKRTWALYIRRSKIVNMFHSHTWMGLFLKGYTWYSYGYCLTRMDIRVFRLSRIGDLKILTEHLVRRDFTLQDVEEQFMNRVDFKKLQMVLIFQPEIKTRVRDEFGFDQMIVNLDGTLSLTTYFSSMKRAIQKILSYGYMVKVLEPPGLISNIQHQIQMMAQLYER from the coding sequence ATGTGGATCTCGATTTCAAGCCGGTACCAAACGATAAAGCGCACATGGGCCCTATACATCAGGCGATCAAAGATCGTCAATATGTTTCATTCGCATACTTGGATGGGTCTTTTTCTCAAGGGATATACTTGGTATTCGTACGGCTATTGCCTGACTCGAATGGACATCCGCGTATTTCGACTGTCCCGTATAGGAGACCTGAAGATCTTAACAGAACATTTAGTGAGACGAGACTTCACGCTGCAAGATGTTGAAGAGCAGTTTATGAACAGAGTCGATTTCAAAAAATTGCAGATGGTACTCATTTTCCAACCCGAGATAAAAACCCGGGTGCGTGATGAATTCGGCTTCGACCAAATGATTGTAAATCTTGATGGAACCTTGTCATTAACCACCTATTTTTCATCAATGAAACGAGCGATTCAGAAAATTTTAAGCTACGGATATATGGTAAAAGTGCTGGAGCCCCCGGGATTAATTTCGAACATACAGCATCAAATTCAGATGATGGCTCAGCTCTATGAGCGATGA